In the Colletotrichum lupini chromosome 4, complete sequence genome, GGGGATGTAATTGATGACTCGAGGTTTATCAAGTAACACGATGACATATCAAGCGAGCATATACGCGTTGACATGAGCTAGAAGTAATGATGTTGTCATGTGGCACAAAGCACAGATTGTTCTATTGTCCATCGTCTTCTAAAAGTACATGATTCAAAGACAAAGGGGTGAAGTAGAGCGGAGATCTTTGAGCCCAAGACCCGACAATATACACGAGCTCGAGGGCTCAAAGCGGAAAACTCTGGGTCGGTTGTACATGAAATCGTGAAGCAATCCAACTCCTTTTTTTGTACAATCCCAATTTTTTCACCATCCGGGTTCCCATTTCATGTCGGGGAAGTTGTGTGTTTCTGGGTGCCGTTTCACCTAGTTTTGAGATATTTTTCGGCGAGTATCCCTTATTTCAGGATACGGGTGATGAGACCAGTGGCGACGGTGCGTCCACCCTCACGGACGTTGAAGCGCTGGCCAACCTCGACAGCAGAGGGGTGGTGCAGCTGAGCAACCATCTCGACATTGTCACCGGGCATGACCATCTTGTTCTTGGCGTCCTCGGTTCCCTCGGGGAAGGTGAGGGTGACGGACTCGTCGGCAGTACGGAGGTACATCTGGGGCTTGTAGTTCTCGTGGAAACCGGTGTGGCGGCCACCCTCATCCTTGGACAGGACGTAGAGGGAGACGAGGAAGCTGGAGTGGGCCTTGACGGTGCCAGGCTTGCAGACGACCATACCACGGCTGATATCCTCGCGCTTGATACCACGGAGAAGAAGACCGGAGTTGTCACCAGCACGGGACTCTTCGCAAGACTTCTTGAAGGTCTCGATATCGGTGACCTTGGACTTGATGATCTGGTCACCCTTGCCGACAATCTCGACTTCGGTATCCTTCTTCAGGAGACCACGCTCGACACGGCCGGAAACGACGGTACCACGGCCAGAGATGGAGAAGACATCCTCAACGGACATGAGGAAGGGCTTCTCGAGGTCACGGGTAGGGGTAGGGATCCACTCGTCGACGGCCTTGAGCAGCTCATCAATCTTCTCCTGACCAATCTCGGGTCTCTGGTTCTGCATGGCCATGAGGGCGGAACCCATGATGACGGGGGTCTCGTCACCCTCGAAGCCGTAGGTGCTGAGCAGCTCACGCATCTCCATCTCGACGAGCTCCAACATCTCGGGGTCGTCGATGGCGTCGACCTTGTTGACGAAGACGACAATCTTCTGGACACCGACCTGGCGGGCAAGCAGCAAGTGCTCACGGGTCTGGGGCATCTGACCGTCGGAGGCGGCAACGACGATGATGGCACCGTCCATGTTGGCGGCACCAGTAATCATGTTCTTGATGTAATCGGCGTGACCAGGGCAGTCGACGTGGGAGTAGTGGCGGTTGTCGGTCGAGTACTCGATGTGGGCAGTAGAGATGGTGATACCACGCTTGCGCTCCTCAGGAGCCTTGTCAATGGCACCATACTCGAGGAAGTTGGCAAGACCCTTCTCGGCCTGTCTCTTGGTGATGGCGGCGGACAGAGTGGTCTATTGGGAGTTTGGTCAGTATTTATCGCGCATTGGCACAATCCTCTCGGGTCTTGCTTGATATGTACCTTTCCGTGATCGACGTGGCCAATAGTACCTGTAGAGGTTCCCCCAGATTAGCTACATTTCCCACGCATTGATCGTCCAGGTGCCCATACCAATGTTGACGTGAGGCTTTGTCCGCTCGTAGACGGCGTATGTGCGGTAGACGTTGAGGATGGGGGAGACGTTCTGTCTCTTCAGAGCGGCCTGAAGGGGGCTAACGTTGCCCTGGCGCAGCGAGGCGCGCGCCGTCCGGAAGAACGGCGCAACGGATCTCAGAGAGGCGGACATTTTGGCAGGCTGtgggtattaaatagtacaGTAGAAAGAGAGAAGAAGGAACAGAGAGGAGATGGACGATGGAATTGCTCGTTGTCGACAACGGCTTTTGTGATGGTGAGGTAGGGGGGGAAGGAGGTTGATGAGGTATCGTCTGATGAGAGTCGGCGTCCTCGAAATTTTTTTGCTGCCGGGACATTCCTTTTCGACCAGGAAAGACGGGGAGCTCTCTGCTGGAGCTCCTGCATCCATTGGCGGGCCGGTATGTCAGTGCTCTCCCCGGCCCCACCTCGCGAGCCATTCACGTCGCGTCGCCTCCCTTGAGTGCTGCTCCGGTAATGCGCGAGTCTTGACTGGCTGGGGCACATAGTAAGTCTTGCACGTCATGCAGATGGTGGACTTGATAGACCTTTGAAGAATTTCGCCGGAAGGTATTGGGGAACCAAAGAGCCTCAATTTAGATAATTGTTTTCTTAAGTTGGCGTTTGTTGGCAGTCGATGGTGTCGCCATGGGCATCCACAATTTGCTTCTGCTAGTGAACCTCGTAGGTCACATATTGGAGTTTTAGCGCTCTGAAGCATTGCACTTCTGCTACATGCCATGATGCAAAGAGGTCTTCCGCCTCAAGATCCAACCGTGATGGATATTTTGTAGACATGAAAGGAAGAGAACGTCCACACATATCACATGTGGGATACCTTTTTCGCGTGCTCTCTCAGATAGACTCTGTTAATTCCCTCTGCAATGGGGAAACATTTACCAGAGCACTTTCATGTCGATCTGGCTAATAGTTCAATATCGCAGATAGTCATGTAGATACCTCACTCATCACCGTCAGATCCAGATCCCGACtcaccaccatcaccaccaccctCGCCGCCCCCATTCTTCCCCTCCTTCGCCTTGGCCCTCTTCCTTAGCTTCTTCAACCGATTcagcctcttcttcttctccttcagcGCCTCCTCCTTACCGGCCTTGAACTTCTCCAGCTCCTCGGCCTTCTTCACCCTCTCCCGCTGCTTAACCCGTATCGCAAGACGCTTCTTCTTCCCAGGCCGCCTTCTCCTCGCCGCCGCGGCGTCTGCCTCCTCCTTTGTCTTCCCAGCATCTcctcctgctgctgctgctgttcctGCTGTTCCCTTTGACGATACCCTGGTACCGGGAATCGTCGTCACCCGCCAAGGCTGCTCCATCCCCCACCACCGCCTCTGCGCCCTCTCAAGAACCTCCTCGCCCGACACCGCCGCGAAAGCGAGCTCCGCCTTCACTTCGGGCGTCGGCTCCCCGGCGATGTAGTACGACAGCGGCCTCTTGCGAATCATGGCTCCGTCGCCCGCCATCGCGCGCTCGTCCTCGTCGATCAGCGCAATCTTTGTCGCCGGGTTCGACGTGGTGAAGAGCCGGAACTCAAACTCTTCGGGCTCATcgtctccgccgccgccatctTTGCCCGTTTCTCCGTCCTTCGTCGCTGCTGCTGGTTGCTCGGTCGTCTCTGTCGAAGTCTGGTCGGCGTCGGCGTCGTCGCCTAGGTCGAGCATGCCCGCCATACGGGCATGCAGCTTCGCCAGGAGGTCCGCATTTTGCTGCTCGTCGTGGTCCGCTCCTTCATCGTCGGACGACTCCCCGAGGTCTTCTCGCCGGACTCTGTTTCGTGCCAAGTTCTGATCAGCGCTGCTGCAGGCgcagggggggagggggtcaCAGGAGAGGTAATGGTTGCGCCTCACCTCTTTGCGTCAGGAAGCTCAAACATGGCTGCGTATTCGTTGTGGAGGAGGTTGTCAGGTAAGACGGCACCGGAAAGGTGCTCTGGGACGTTGTGACGTTGTGGCGCCAGACGAGTGAATAcgatgagagagagagcgagtGAATTGTAACCCACCCGGCCGTAATTTCGATCGCCGAGTCCCCGTGCAAAGCTGAAGACAGAAAACTGACGAGAGAGCAACTTCACGGTGAGACCGGGTGCTATGTGGAGTTCTG is a window encoding:
- a CDS encoding translation elongation factor Tu; the protein is MSASLRSVAPFFRTARASLRQGNVSPLQAALKRQNVSPILNVYRTYAVYERTKPHVNIGTIGHVDHGKTTLSAAITKRQAEKGLANFLEYGAIDKAPEERKRGITISTAHIEYSTDNRHYSHVDCPGHADYIKNMITGAANMDGAIIVVAASDGQMPQTREHLLLARQVGVQKIVVFVNKVDAIDDPEMLELVEMEMRELLSTYGFEGDETPVIMGSALMAMQNQRPEIGQEKIDELLKAVDEWIPTPTRDLEKPFLMSVEDVFSISGRGTVVSGRVERGLLKKDTEVEIVGKGDQIIKSKVTDIETFKKSCEESRAGDNSGLLLRGIKREDISRGMVVCKPGTVKAHSSFLVSLYVLSKDEGGRHTGFHENYKPQMYLRTADESVTLTFPEGTEDAKNKMVMPGDNVEMVAQLHHPSAVEVGQRFNVREGGRTVATGLITQTHNFPDMKWEPGW